Proteins encoded within one genomic window of Argiope bruennichi chromosome 7, qqArgBrue1.1, whole genome shotgun sequence:
- the LOC129975399 gene encoding glutathione S-transferase Mu 1-like, whose product MSIPILGYWNVRGLAEPIRYLLHYKNVEFVNKIYVLREKDWQKDKFALGLDFPNLPYYIEGDIKISQSTAILRYLARKYDLAGKDERQKVFVSMVEQQLIDLRFNLFLLILKGETESEKTEFINNIPNHLKQWEKFFGNKEFLMGDNLTYVDFIAYETFDVYGRFYSDVLKGFSVLQDFQNRIETLPELQEYFNSSTHKQPVAGIDFKFG is encoded by the coding sequence ATGTCCATACCTATTTTGGGTTATTGGAATGTTCGTGGACTTGCTGAACCAATTCGATACCTTCTACATTACAAGAATGTAGAGTTTGTGAACAAGATTTACGTTCTCAGAGAGAAAGATTGGCAAAAAGATAAATTCGCTCTCGGTTTAGATTTTCCAAATTTGCCCTACTACATTGAAGGTGATATCAAAATCAGCCAAAGCACTGCAATTTTGAGATATTTGGCGCGGAAATATGATTTGGCTGGAAAAGACGAGCGCCAAAAGGTATTTGTGTCAATGGTAGAGCAGCAACTGATTGACTtacgttttaatttatttctattaattttgaaaggtGAAACTGAATCTGAAAAAAccgaattcattaataatattccGAATCACCTGAAGCAGTGggaaaaattctttggaaataaagAATTTCTCATGGGTGATAATTTAACTTATGTTGATTTTATTGCATACGAGACTTTCGATGTTTACGGAAGATTTTATTCTGATGTTTTAAAAGGTTTTAGTGTTCTTCAAGATTTTCAAAACCGAATTGAAACCTTACCGGAATTGCAAGAATATTTTAACTCCTCTACACA